TAAAATCAGGCTAAGCTATATAAAATAAACAAAGTGATGTGACTATTTTGGCAGAACTGCCGAAGATTGATTAGATGAGTTAAATAATGCCCAGAGAAAATTTGAACAGTAAACGCCCTTTATATATTCCTTATGCTGGAAATACTCTGCTAGAACTCCCACTACTCAATAAAGGCTCTGCATTTTCTGAAGAAGAGCGTAGAAGCTTTAACTTGCATGGCTTGATTCCTCATGTCACCGAGACGATTGAAGAACAAAGTCAGCGTTCTTATCAGCAGTATTGTGCTTTTAGCAGTGATATTAACAAGCATATTTATTTGCGGAATATTCAGGATACCAATGAGACCCTGTTTTATCATCTGATTGAAAATCACCTCAGTGAGATGATGCCGATTATCTATACCCCGACTGTGGGTGAGGCATGTCAGCGCTTTTCTGATATTTATCGCCGTCATCGTGGGATCTTTATTTCCTATCCTGACCGTGATCAGATCGACCAGATTATTCACAATATCAATAAAAAGAACGTGAAAGTGATTGTGATTACAGATGGTGAGCGCATTTTGGGTCTTGGAGATCAAGGCATCGGTGGTATGGGGATTCCCATTGGAAAACTGGCACTCTACACCGCATGTGGCGGGATCAGTCCGGCCTATACCTTACCGATTACTCTTGATGTCGGTACCAATAATCAGCAGTTGTTAAATGACCCGATTTATATGGGCTGGCGTGAACCACGAATCAGCGGCGATGAATACTATGCTTTTGTCGAGACGGTGATTCAGGCGATTCAACAGCGCTGGCCAGATGCCTTAATTCAGTTTGAAGACTTTGCACAGAAAAATGCCATGCCTTTGCTGGAAAAATATCGTGATCGAATCTGTTGTTTTAATGATGATATTCAGGGCACCGCAGCAGTGTCTGTCGGCAGCCTGATTGCTGCTTCGCGTGCAGCCGGTAAACACCTCAAAGATCAGGTGGTTACTTTCCTGGGTGCTGGTTCAGCTGGTTGCGGGATTGCAGAGCAGATCATTAAGCAAATGGTTGCTGAGGGTTTAAGTGATGCTGAAGCGCGTGCACGCGTGTTTATGGTCGACCGCTTTGGTCTGATCACAGAAAATCAGCCGAATTTATTGGATTTCCAGCGCAAACTGGCACAGCCTCTTGAAAATGTAGAAAGCTGGGCAGATGCTGAGAGCATGATTTCTCTGCTAGATGTGGTCAAACGTGCCAAGCCGACAGTATTGATTGGCGTATCTGGACAGCCAGGTTTATTCACTCAGGAAGTGATTGAAGCCATGGCTGAAAACAGTGTGCAACCGATTATTTTCCCTTTATCCAACCCGACTTCCCGCGTAGAAGCTGTTCCGGCTGACATCTTGCAATGGACTAATGGCAGAGCATTGATTGCAACGGGTAGCCCATTTGCACCAGTGAATTATCAGGGACAGATTCATCATATTTCCCAATGCAATAACTCTTATATTTTTCCGGGTATCGGTCTGGGCGTAGTTGCTTCAGGTGCAAAACGTGTCACGGATAATATGCTGATGGCTTCAAGTAATGCCTTGGCGGACTGTTCTCCGAAACTGAAAGATCCTCAGGCAGATTTATTGCCGAATCTGGATTGTTTACAGTCAATTTCGAAGCAGATTGCCTTAAAAGTAGCACTTGTTGCGATTGAAGATGGGGTAGCACCGAAAGTCAGTGTAGAAGAATTGCAGTTGGCTATTGAACGTAATTTTTGGACACCGCAATACCGTGATTATCAGCGGATAACCTTTTAATTGAACTCAAGATGAACGCTATGTCGTCGCTAGTGGTTTGCTCACCAGAGTTCATCTGATGCATGGATAGAATTTAAAAAAGCCCTGATCTTTTGATGAGGGCTTTTTTATTGCCGTAGGGGGGGTACTATGGTCACATCTTGGTTATAAAATCAGAAAGTACTTTAAGAATTTTTTATTGAGTGAAATAAAAATGAAAGGATCATTTAAAGAAAATAACATCAGCATAAAAAAAGCCCCGATCTTTCGATCAGGGCTTTTTTAGAATCTGGAGCGGGAAAGGAGACTCGAACTCCCAGACCCCAACCTTGGCAAGGTCACCGAGATTTATTCCATTAAATGATGTTAACTATAAGTATATGATTTAATTGATTGTGTATAGTTTTTAGTGGGTTGAAATTTTTAGCAATTTAGATCATTTAAGGGTATTTTGGTCACTTCATATTGGAAATTTTAGTCTATAAAAGTCACCTGTATTTTGGTGCGAATTTTCATGAGAAACAACAACATTATATAATTTAATATAATGATTCTTGATCCTCATGAAATTTTTTTATATTCAATTCAATAAATGAATATTATGCTCAATCCTATTTTGGATCATTTGGATAGTCTCTGCTTGAATTTGTCCAGGTAATAGATCATGAGCGATATTGCTGAATCGGATTGCAACCTTACAAATCGAACTAATAATTTCATCGACTTCTTGGGCAGAAAGTTCCGCTTCCTGAGTACCAAGTTTTACAAGAGCTTGTCGAGGAATATCCAGTGCCTCACCCATGATATCCATTTGATGATATCCACCTGGCCCTTCACAGAAAGTAACATCATAGGCAGGGGAGAGTTTCCATTGCCCATTTTGGGACATCAGAAATGAAAAGTTTTTGCAATGATCATCTCGATTATTGAAGACTACATTGAAAACAGCTCGCTTGAATGCAATTGCTTTTTCGCGAACATCGTTGGTGCAAAAGTGTGCAGCGCGAAGAAAGTTACTGTAGTCTAAACTCCCTGGTGATTTAAAATCAGCTCCGGTGAAGGCCGCTAAACTTTGCATAGGGATACGCATGCCATCGTGGCGGTCAAATCTCTTTGATGCAAATGCGGTTAATCCATTCGGAAGAGTAAAATATTGAGTGTCAGGGGTATCAATATGACAATGACGCAAACATTCTGCATAAACAGCTTCAATTGCACAAACTTCAGGATGCTCTTGCTGAGCGGGAAATTTGATCAGCCAAGCTTCATGTTGATGTGAGCTAACTGTTGAGAATTCGTTGGTGACAGGATCACGATAGATGAGCGCTTTTGGCCTTGCACCTTGTGGAGATCCACCCATAATTAATAAATGCTGTAAAAATTCTGCACCTTCTCCTTTGAGAACTTCCTGAACTTCTTGAGCGAGTTTAATCAGTGGGATATTTTCAGTTAATGCTAACTCAGTTGCTGAAGGTTCAAAGGATAATGCTCCCATCGCATGTGTATTAATATACGTGAGTCTTTCTAATGGCCCAATCCGTGCAGGATTAAATCCATTTTTTTTAAATAAGCGATCCATAAGAAGCATGCCCCAACCATCGGGCAAGGCATCATATATAGGACCTGGCAATCCCATTTGATGTGCAGGAAAGTTCGTTCTTAATGGGTCACCTTTTAACGGAAGTAGGTAAGAGGAAAGTTCTAAACCTTTACTGATCGCTTCTGCACTGTATTCAAAGGCGATTAATGGCCGACCTGTGATTGCGGTTGAGGAGACCAGTGTACCCCAAAGCCAATATTCACCCCATCCATTGTAGTAAACATTAAGTTTTTTGAGCATGGACTTATTTCCTTTTGATACGTTGGCGAGCCGTATTGCTCTCATAGCGGAGAATGTCATTTACACTGTTTAAATGAGGTTTGAAGAGTTCCTCTAATTCTTTTAATCGGCCCAATACCATGGCAACGCGTACTAAATTTTCAAATGAAACATTTCGACCGGCTTCCAGATTAGATACTGTATTCACACTAATACCAGCACGTGTAGCGACGTCTGCCTGAGTCATTTCCAGATAAAGTCGTTCTTTGCGAAGCCTTTCACATAATAACGTGACAACCTCTTCAGGCTTTTTGAATTTTAAATCCATAATATTGGGTCTTATATCTATATATATCTATTAAAACACAAAATAATGGATTTATAGAAATAAACCATTTGATGTAAGGAGGGTGCTTAATTGGCCTGATTAGATCTAATTAGACTAAAAAAGTCTAATTAGACATTTACAATTTAATAGAGTCTAACAACCTGCTTTAAGCTTAATCAGTTTCGCCTGATGTCGCGAGGAACCAGTATTTGCTATCAGGTTAATCTGGAATATTTGGCACAAGTGGTTTGGAGCAATGAGGTTGGGCAGGGTTTTATCTTTTCTGATAACTTATTGGGTACCGATTCACAACTTATTCATCATATTCTGAAAATATTTCTTCAATTTCATTGTGCTGCGGCAATTTATGCTTTTTATTCACTTCGAATTGTAAACTAATACTGCAAATTCTTGTTTAAATGATCATTAAATTTTGTGCTAACTTGGACAGACATTATTTGGCTAGTGGGACAAACAGTTATTGCTCTTTAAGATGATTAATTTTACCACTCACGCTTGGAAGTCTATATTAAATCATTACAGGAATGACTGGTAAACCACGAATAAGAATGCGTGGCAAACTTATCCAATAATTTGCATTAAAGATGAGAAACTATCATCAGATACATCAGTAACTTGAATACCCCAAGTGCTTTTGCATCTTTATCCTTGAAGCAGAACTTAATTCGCCTTTCATTTTCAGTCAGGCTGAAGTTTTCTGCCCGTAATGTTAAATCCTGTAATGTCTTTTTGAGCTCTGTTTTGCTCTGCTGAGAGAGTTCTAAATGAAGATATTTTTTGGGAAATAAGCTATGAATAAAAGAAAGAAGTTTCTTCAGTTGCCGTTTTTCATTGAGTTCAAAAATTAACTGGGCTGAATTGGGCTGAGCTTTTTCAAGATAAATTGAGTAGATTGTATGAAGCTGTTTTTTGTATTTACTTTGTACATTTGCATAACGCTCCTGAACATGTTGAATGACCTTTTTTTCCTCCTGATTGGTTGGCAACATGGTGACCAATGCATTCGGAGTTTTCCTTAAAAAATCTGTGGTAAATAACCTCGATGATTTTTTTTGGTTTACACAGGAGGTTTTCAAATGCTGGGCTTTAGCACGTAATTTTTGCGCGATTTGCAAAGGAATAGTTTCAGGTAACATAAGGTCTTGTTCTTTTTCTACTGCAAGAATGTGATGCAATAATTCAAAAGTCATCTCTGAGTCATGAGCTCCTAGCATCAGTGAATCAGGCGATTTCTGTTGACCTAGTTGAAATTGATGATCATGTTGCCTGTAACGGTCTTTAGTGAGTTGATGAAATAAAAACTGTTTGATCGCCCGCTGCTGAACAGGATATTTAATGGCATCATCATGTTTCAGAATGTTAAAATAGGCTTCTTTAGGAAGCGGGCTGTGCATTTGATTCAGCTGGTAGCTAATTGCTAGATGCATTAAATGCAGATAGCTTGAACAGGTCGTGTCAGGGGTTAGGTGCCCGGCAAAATGAGAAAGTGCATACCAGGTTTGCTGAGTATTTCTGTTTCGCAACAATGCATAACGGATACGTAATTGCTCATGTGGGCTATAGTCAGTAAATGCATCTGAAAGTGTTGAGTTTTTTAAAATCAGGTAAAGATGATTAAATGCAGAATGGCGCAGACTATGGTAAGTAAAATTGTGTTCTCCAAAAACTGGCTGGATCAATTGTTTCAATAGGGAATTCACTTCATTTTCATGAGTTTCTTCTAAGGACTGTTTTAAAAACAGCGGGTGTGCAACTGATTTTCCTTGTTCTTTTAGCAGACGTTTTCTATTCTGACTGTATGTTTTAAATGCATGTAATTCGTCGGCTTTAAGTAGATGATGCAGGGGAATCTTGCGGTAAGCTGAGTAGCTTTTTTGATTTTTATTGCGATTGTTGCGAATGGTGAGTATCACAGCATCTTCACTAATAAATAGATCACGTACGAAGATATTCAATGTTTCATTGATCCGTAGTCCGACTCTGAATCCTAGAATAAAAATCAGTTTAAATATATTTTTATCCTGAATCGAAATATCTTGAGTATTTTCGAGCTGCTCTAGCATGTGGTGAAAAATATGGGGCGAGATCAATGCGGTTCTGCAGATTTTTACCTGGATTAAATTATCTAGATCGATAGTGGGTGCGTTAAAGAATAAGGTCTGTTTGTGATGAAACTCCTGTAGACGTTTTTGTAAAGTCGCTCTAGTTGTTTCTTTCTTTAATAAAAGCATTTCTCCATACAGATCTTCAAAATCAGCATCTGAAAATGATGAAATATCTTTGTCTTGCGTTGCCTGCAGCCAATGGACTGCAAACTGTGAAAACATGGTCTTCAGAGAACTTTGCTTGAGCGGCTGAAAATCTGCACGTATAAGCTTGCGCTTAAATCGTTGCTGCTGCTGAATAATATGATTGAGAAGGTCCAGTTGAGGTTCCGTTAATTTTGAGCGTAGAATGCTCCACAGCAGCAAACGTTCCAAGGCTGAAGATTGTTCTCTGGCATATAATTCTATGAGTTGATCGCTATAGTTTTTTGCACGAATAGCTTGACGTATTTCTACTAAAATATCGGCAACATCTAATGCAATAGTGACTTTAGACTGGTCTTGAGGGTTTTCATAAACTTCCTGAATCGTATGGGTAGGCGTGGGTTCAGGCTGAATAAAATAAGCTGCTAATTGTTTTTCGAGAGGACTGGAACTGTAAATTTCATTTTTTAAGATACAAATGGACATTTGATCCAGTCCACTGTTTTTTAGGAACTGTGTGTAGTAAAAACCATATTTTAACAGGTCTTTATAACGTACCTTTTCCTCAGGAAAGCATTCGATGATGCAAGTGTTGATCACTTGTTCTGCGTCATCAATATCTGAAAATAAATCAAATTTTTGATGTTTTAGTCTGTAGATCCAGCATTTCACAATATCGTTTAACACAAACGTTTTTGTATAGCTCACTGAAAAATTCAGGTTATTTATACGCTGATTACCGAAATGCCGGTTCGGGATCTCAAGTGAAACAATATGATTTAGGTTTGAAAAGCTTTGAAATTTCTTTGTTTTTAAAATGATTTTTAAAAACTTTTGTAGTTCGTTCTCATTATAAATGCCATTAAATAATATTGTGCTGATCAAACAAAAAGCGAGGGATTGAGTTGGACTGAAGTCATTATGTTCTGTCCAGTGAGCAATCAAATTTTTGGCAAATTGAGTCACCCTTTTACCATGTTTTAAAGTCTCAATATTTTGTTGGGGTGGGGGGCTTTCATGACGAACAGGTGTTGCAGGAATAGGGTAGTTTTGATTTGATAAACGATTAAAACGCTTGATATATTTCGCGAATTCTAAGCGTGCCATTTTATGACTACGAGTATTAGATTTGTACTTTTCCAAAAGTTGATTATCGACTTGTCTATATACATCGGAATAGTTTTCAGGTGTAAGCTCTAGGCATTTCTCACTAAATAATTTAAGAAGAAATTCCTTATTTTTTATAAGTTTTTTTTGTCGTTTTAGGGAGTGTGGATGTCTGCTCATTTAATCATGATCCCGTTGAATGTCGACATACTTTTAAGCTCTAATATTTCAATTAGCTTATCTTGTGCTGTTCTGATTTGATCGTAATCAGTCGCCTGAAAAGCTGAATAGCGGTCAAACAGTCCCTGCATTGCTTCGTCATGACCAAAGATGCCTTTAACTACATCTTCATTGCAGTCTTGTGCAAAAAAATAACGAGCAAAGTGGCGGGTCCAATTGCGCTGAAGGGCTATTTCTGTACAGTATTTTTGAATATCAGAAAGTTCTAAATTTCGGATATATCCTTGTGGATCGTAAAATAATAGAAAGGGGCGTTCACCCTCGAAGACCTCATGGATTGCTTGTACTTGTTCATTGGACAGATAGGCTTTTGTGAGGTAGAGAAAGTGTTTTAAATATTTTAGGTAATGCTGTATTTCATCACGAAGATAATCGTTAAACGGTAGATATCGTCCAATGGTGCCCGAATAACGCTGCTCTTTATCTGCAACAGCCATCAATTGATTGTCGAGGTCAATATAATCTAGATTGGGCGGGAAGGACTCACTTGGTCGTGCTGACGTTATCAGCATGCAAATATGCCATAGCCAGATTGAATAATATTTTAAAGTCTCAAAAGGATTCGGATGTTCCCTCACTCGTTGGTCAAGCTGGTGAAAAAATGATTTAACAAATGGTAGATTAGGTGTCTGCTGACTACCAAAAGAATGCGGGTTACTGAATTCTTCAAGATATTCAGTTTCCAGCTGAGGAACAGTCAAAGTTAGAATTTGAGTATAAATATTAATAATATCCACGATTTGTGTTGAAGAGTAATGGCATGGAATATAGTGCTGAACACTTTCTCCATTAAGCAATTTGCTTTCCAGTTCATACTCAAGTTCATTCAATGCAATATCACTGAGTAAGCGCGGAAGATTTTGTGTTGTTAACTGGAAGGTCAGCCCTTTATTAATTTTTTGTAAATACTCCTGTATCTTGGAATCAATCTCAACACCATCCATTTTTTTCAACTGACTTAGATTTTCCAGATAATATTGAGGCAGAGGAATCGTAAAAGAATTCACGGTATTCAACCGATGTTTTCTTAAAACAAAATCCTTGAATTTAGAGACTTCAAAGCTTTGCTTAAAGAAACATTTTTGGGGTTGCAGTGATACTTCTTTGTTTTTTGTACTGACTCGTAAATTTTTTTGAAATACCGGCAGATCTTTATAATGAGTAAGACTGAGGACTGAAAATAAAAGCAGGGTATGAATTGGAGAATTTTCTGCCTGTTCTAATAAAATTTGCATAATGTACTGTGCGGTAGGCAAATCGAAGACCCGAGGATTCGGCTTGCTCATTAGCTCATTCTTGTTTTGATGCAGAATTTGATTTTTGAGATTATTGATCTGAGCTGTGATAGAACATTGCTCTAGTGAGTTAAATTCAAAATTATGATCTTCAACTTTTTCTATAGTTTTATCTTCGCGTGGTTGTTTAGCTGTACCTTGTTCAAAATGAGTCTGATACGTTTGTTCATCATCGAGAGATATTCTTGATATCTTTTGAACATCAGTTTGAGGAGCTTCTTTGGCACCTGAACTGCTTTGGCGATTTCGTTTTAAACGTTCAGACTGAGTAAAGACATATTGATAGATGACACGTAGATTTGCCAGCTGGCCAATTTGTTTTTCATCTAAATTTGGTGTGGAGCGGTTAAGTAACTCTCTATTCTCTGTTTCAGCTTTATTTAAAAACTTAAGAAGATCCTCCAACTCAATAGGGAGAGGTGGTAATAAGTTATAAAGCCAATGGTATTCCTGTTTTTTGCTGGCTAAACGAAAACGTCTACAGAGGTTAGCTACAGTGGCTGCATGTTCTTTGCTATCAAGCAATTCAATACATCGAGTATTAAAAATGGCCCATTTCAGGGCATTAGCTTGATATGCTGAAGGCGTATTAATGACTGCAATAAGATAATGAACGAGAGGATATTCACTGATTGATTGTTCTACAAGTTTTTGATTTATAATATTGTTAAGTTCAATAATTTTAGTAGGTTTAATGAACTCATTGAGTTTGATAGAATCCTGATAATTTTCCAGCTTTGCTTCTGCTAGTGTTTGATAGAATTCTCGAAACGGCTCAAGCTTTAATTCTTGAGTATCTTCTAAGTAACTATATCCGTTCATGATGATATTCCAGCCAGAATTTTTTCTAATGAAAGTGGACCAGCATAATTTGAAATAGGACTTACTGGACTTTTGGATTTAGACAGCCCTGATAATTCTCGTAGATGATTGATAGTTAGAACTTCCTGACCGAAAACTTCCTGAAGATGTGCGGCTAAGTATTGTTCATTTAGCCAATGTGCGATGATATCTAAGCCATGAATTGAGTGATGTAATCCGGAACATAGTAATGCCTTTACTTCGCTTAAAGCCATGATGGTGAATTCGTAGGAATTA
The nucleotide sequence above comes from Acinetobacter lwoffii. Encoded proteins:
- a CDS encoding helix-turn-helix transcriptional regulator, producing MDLKFKKPEEVVTLLCERLRKERLYLEMTQADVATRAGISVNTVSNLEAGRNVSFENLVRVAMVLGRLKELEELFKPHLNSVNDILRYESNTARQRIKRK
- a CDS encoding site-specific integrase, whose protein sequence is MSRHPHSLKRQKKLIKNKEFLLKLFSEKCLELTPENYSDVYRQVDNQLLEKYKSNTRSHKMARLEFAKYIKRFNRLSNQNYPIPATPVRHESPPPQQNIETLKHGKRVTQFAKNLIAHWTEHNDFSPTQSLAFCLISTILFNGIYNENELQKFLKIILKTKKFQSFSNLNHIVSLEIPNRHFGNQRINNLNFSVSYTKTFVLNDIVKCWIYRLKHQKFDLFSDIDDAEQVINTCIIECFPEEKVRYKDLLKYGFYYTQFLKNSGLDQMSICILKNEIYSSSPLEKQLAAYFIQPEPTPTHTIQEVYENPQDQSKVTIALDVADILVEIRQAIRAKNYSDQLIELYAREQSSALERLLLWSILRSKLTEPQLDLLNHIIQQQQRFKRKLIRADFQPLKQSSLKTMFSQFAVHWLQATQDKDISSFSDADFEDLYGEMLLLKKETTRATLQKRLQEFHHKQTLFFNAPTIDLDNLIQVKICRTALISPHIFHHMLEQLENTQDISIQDKNIFKLIFILGFRVGLRINETLNIFVRDLFISEDAVILTIRNNRNKNQKSYSAYRKIPLHHLLKADELHAFKTYSQNRKRLLKEQGKSVAHPLFLKQSLEETHENEVNSLLKQLIQPVFGEHNFTYHSLRHSAFNHLYLILKNSTLSDAFTDYSPHEQLRIRYALLRNRNTQQTWYALSHFAGHLTPDTTCSSYLHLMHLAISYQLNQMHSPLPKEAYFNILKHDDAIKYPVQQRAIKQFLFHQLTKDRYRQHDHQFQLGQQKSPDSLMLGAHDSEMTFELLHHILAVEKEQDLMLPETIPLQIAQKLRAKAQHLKTSCVNQKKSSRLFTTDFLRKTPNALVTMLPTNQEEKKVIQHVQERYANVQSKYKKQLHTIYSIYLEKAQPNSAQLIFELNEKRQLKKLLSFIHSLFPKKYLHLELSQQSKTELKKTLQDLTLRAENFSLTENERRIKFCFKDKDAKALGVFKLLMYLMIVSHL
- a CDS encoding type II toxin-antitoxin system HipA family toxin; amino-acid sequence: MLKKLNVYYNGWGEYWLWGTLVSSTAITGRPLIAFEYSAEAISKGLELSSYLLPLKGDPLRTNFPAHQMGLPGPIYDALPDGWGMLLMDRLFKKNGFNPARIGPLERLTYINTHAMGALSFEPSATELALTENIPLIKLAQEVQEVLKGEGAEFLQHLLIMGGSPQGARPKALIYRDPVTNEFSTVSSHQHEAWLIKFPAQQEHPEVCAIEAVYAECLRHCHIDTPDTQYFTLPNGLTAFASKRFDRHDGMRIPMQSLAAFTGADFKSPGSLDYSNFLRAAHFCTNDVREKAIAFKRAVFNVVFNNRDDHCKNFSFLMSQNGQWKLSPAYDVTFCEGPGGYHQMDIMGEALDIPRQALVKLGTQEAELSAQEVDEIISSICKVAIRFSNIAHDLLPGQIQAETIQMIQNRIEHNIHLLN
- a CDS encoding NAD-dependent malic enzyme, whose protein sequence is MPRENLNSKRPLYIPYAGNTLLELPLLNKGSAFSEEERRSFNLHGLIPHVTETIEEQSQRSYQQYCAFSSDINKHIYLRNIQDTNETLFYHLIENHLSEMMPIIYTPTVGEACQRFSDIYRRHRGIFISYPDRDQIDQIIHNINKKNVKVIVITDGERILGLGDQGIGGMGIPIGKLALYTACGGISPAYTLPITLDVGTNNQQLLNDPIYMGWREPRISGDEYYAFVETVIQAIQQRWPDALIQFEDFAQKNAMPLLEKYRDRICCFNDDIQGTAAVSVGSLIAASRAAGKHLKDQVVTFLGAGSAGCGIAEQIIKQMVAEGLSDAEARARVFMVDRFGLITENQPNLLDFQRKLAQPLENVESWADAESMISLLDVVKRAKPTVLIGVSGQPGLFTQEVIEAMAENSVQPIIFPLSNPTSRVEAVPADILQWTNGRALIATGSPFAPVNYQGQIHHISQCNNSYIFPGIGLGVVASGAKRVTDNMLMASSNALADCSPKLKDPQADLLPNLDCLQSISKQIALKVALVAIEDGVAPKVSVEELQLAIERNFWTPQYRDYQRITF